Proteins found in one Quercus robur chromosome 2, dhQueRobu3.1, whole genome shotgun sequence genomic segment:
- the LOC126714362 gene encoding uncharacterized protein LOC126714362 has product MAGKGKSLKELMTSRGKGQSSQVQPSKGPSPSKVKTLPPVVPQGVSDLGLKVIPDLKKKRPVDTPEEGEVAVQPTKQQKTTRAPRSRRGTSSDSRDEGNLAEVRTAPRPWDPKLELDGLAIPYTASVREYNRGRAGYVAEALEQPLLLPRDMEAYRRCTQSELFLSLKRDLALITQQVFVAEEFCRSSRNLAEAETQARTEVEKALGSLRHDHTKLTAEFKDSENRRKSAEAGLKSAEDQAEDQRKQLYTAQLNLNTERQAVQDLRTALQKVEDELRLAREEVQLIREATEAEKNAARQLGAEETEARLSEEIPEVCREYCDISWAHALDAAGVPADSALRLPESIFYPPEIRVNPDEAQVTSEQDLAVPDAVLVPDVAKDPATDSTVEAPPPQPEQKEDPPAEA; this is encoded by the exons atggcaggaaagggaaagtctctaaaggagctgatgACATCTCgggggaaaggtcagtcatcaCAGGTTCAGCCATCGAAGGGCCCAAgtccatcaaaggtcaaaacccttccccctgtggtTCCCCAAGGCGTCTCGGACCTTGGTCTTAAGGTTAtcccggacctgaagaagaagaggccggtggACACGCCAGAGGAAGGCGAGGTGGCTGtccagccgaccaagcagcagAAAACTAcacgggcgccaaggagcagaaggggcaCCTCCTCGGACAGCAGGGATGAGGGGAACCTTGCTGAAGTGCGCACTGCCCCTCGTCCATGGGACCCAaagttggagctggatgggCTCGCCATTCCTTACactgcttcggtccgagagtataatcGTGGCCGGGCGGGGTACGTGGCGGAGGCCTTAGAGCAGCCCTTACTTCTTCCTAGGGACATGGAGGCTTACAGGCGGTGCACTcagtccgagctcttcctatcccttaaGAGGGATCTCGCGCTG attactcagcaggtcttTGTGGCCGAGGAGTTTTGCCGTAGTAGCCGTAATCtggctgaggctgagacccaggctcggacagaggtggagaaagccttggggtcccttAGGCATGATCACACTAAACTCACGGCTGAGTTCAAGGATTCGGAGAACCGACGTAAAAGTGCAGAGGCCGGCCTAAAGAGTGCCGAGGATCAGGCGGAGGACCAACGCAAACAACTGTACACGGCTCAGCTTAACCTTAACACCGAGAGGCAGGCAGTGCAGGATCTGAGGACTGCCCTGCAAAAGGTGGAGGATGAACTGAGGCTGGCAAGGGAGGAAgtccagctgatccgagaggccacggaggccgagaagaatgctgctcgccagcttgGGGCCGAAGAGACTGAGGCCAGGTTATCTGAGGAGATCCCTGAGGTGTGCAGGGAGTACTGCgacatttcatgggctcatgctctcgacgctgcaggagttcctgcggattcggcactaagattgcccgagagcatcttctatcctccggAGATCCGAGTTAACCCTGATGAAGCCCAAGTCACTTCGGAGCaagacctggcggtgcctgatgccgtacTTGTGCCTGATGTGGCTAAGGATCCTGCCACTGACTCTACCGTTgaggctcctcctcctcagcccgagcagaaagaagatcctcccgCTGAAGCTTAG
- the LOC126701547 gene encoding GDSL esterase/lipase 7-like → MTSMPLIFLSIFLHLGILIHSSPLAPALYVLGDSLFDSGNNNILPTLAKADYLPYGVHFVKGATGRFTNGRTVADFIAEFIGLPYSPPYMSIWRSTQVTGFNYASGSCGILPETGDRFGKCLNLQEQIDLFQRTVLSDLPKHLESSYDLSEYLSKSIFILSIGSNDYINNYLQPNLYNTSKHYPPQPFAQLLVDALSQAFERLYSLGARKIVMFEIGPIGCIPSITRKVRNKHNGQCVEEINQIVSLFNQGLPALLKNLTSTLQGSTFVLGQANFLGYDAIKHPSNYGLIDSETPCCTTWENGTSGCIPLLPPCPHAYQHFFWDAFHLTETVYSVVATRCFNDASFCSPFNIKQLIQL, encoded by the exons atgacTTCAATGCCACTCATTTTCTTGTCCATTTTCCTTCATCTTGGCATTCTGATCCATAGTTCACCATTGGCACCTGCATTATATGTGCTTGGAGATTCCTTGTTTGACAGTGGCAATAACAATATTTTGCCCACCTTGGCTAAGGCAGATTATCTTCCTTATGGTGTGCACTTTGTCAAAGGTGCTACAGGAAGATTCACCAATGGCAGAACTGTTGCAGATTTTATAG CTGAATTTATTGGGCTTCCATATTCTCCACCATACATGAGTATATGGAGATCAACACAAGTTACAGGTTTCAACTACGCGTCGGGGTCTTGTGGCATTCTTCCTGAAACTGGAGACCGATTT GGAAAATGCTTGAATTTACAAGAGCAGATAGATTTGTTTCAGAGGACAGTTCTGTCAGATTTGCCAAAGCATCTCGAAAGCTCATATGATCTTTCAGAGTACTTGTCAAAGTCTATATTTATATTATCTATAGGCAGTAATGACTACATCAATAACTACCTTCAACCCAATCTGTACAATACAAGCAAACATTACCCTCCACAACCATTTGCTCAACTCCTTGTGGATGCGCTCAGCCAGGCTTTTGAG AGGTTATATAGTTTAGGAGCCAGGAAGATAGTAATGTTTGAAATCGGCCCCATTGGATGCATACCATCAATTACAAGGAAAGTACGTAATAAGCACAATGGACAGTGCGTGGAAGAAATAAATCAGATTGTCTCACTTTTTAATCAGGGACTTCCAGCATTGCTAAAAAATTTGACATCCACACTTCAAGGCTCAACCTTTGTTCTTGGCCAAGCTAATTTTCTTGGCTATGATGCAATAAAACATCCATCCAATTatg GCTTGATAGACTCAGAAACCCCATGTTGCACTACCTGGGAAAATGGGACTTCAGGGTGCATTCCACTATTGCCTCCATGCCCTCATGCATATCAACACTTCTTTTGGGATGCCTTTCATCTTACTGAAACTGTTTATTCTGTCGTAGCAACCCGATGCTTCAATGATGCTTCATTTTGCTCTCCCTTCAACATTAAACAACTCATACAATTGTAA